AAAAACTGCTACTGTATACCCAAGCACTCTTAACCCAGATTGGCCAGAACGCAGTTTGCAAATTTCACCATTCCACTGAACAACAACTTGCCCGTTGGCTGCTTTGCGTTCACGATTGTCTTGGTCGAGATGAGATTTTTTTAACTCAGCAGTATATAGCTGATCTATTGGGAACCCGTCGTGCCACAGTCACAGTTGCAGCTGGTAATTTGCAAGAAGAAGGCATGATCCGCTACAGTCGTGGAAAAATCATAATTTTGAACCGAACTGCACTAGAAGCAACTGCTTGCGAGTGTTATGGCATAGTAACAGACGAGTTTGCTCGGCTGCTCAATCTTTAACAGTTATCAGTTATCAGTTAACAGTTACCAGTGATCATCTATCACTGATTGAATGTCACTTATGTACGGAACCGTACAGACAGGGTTACTCCAGCCATGTCAATTTAAGATGCTTGATTTAGAATTGATGGAAGCGATGCCGTGCTAGTTAATCAGCTACTGCTGGCTTTACCAGAGTCGGAGTTCCAACGCCTTGCTCCCCATCTAGAAGAGGTGTCACTTTCCCTTGGTCAAGTTCTTTATGAAGCAGGGGAAAATATTAAGCATGTCTATTTCCCGAATCGAGCAATGGTGTCTTTAATAGCTGTCCTTGAAGATGGTTCGACAACAGAAGTTGGTATGGTGGGTAGCAATGGAGTTGTAGGCTATCCCGCATTTTTAGGAGGCGACCTCACAACAACTCGCACAATCGTGCAAGTGGCTGGTACTGCCATGAAAATAGATGCCAAGATCCTCAAACGGGAATTTTATCGTGGTGGAGTTCTGCAAAGGCAATTACTACTATATACCCAGGCCTTACTTACCCAAATTAGTCAAACGGCTGCCTGCAACCGTCATCATTCCTTAGAAGCACGACTTGCCCGTTGGCTGCTCACAGCCCAAGACCACACAGCTTCTGATACTATACAAGTCACTCAAGAGTTTATTGCTGAGTTATTAGGTACGCGACGCTCTGGTGTGACTGTGGCAGCTGGCTTATTGCAACAAGCAGGTATTATCCGCTACAGCCGAGGTCGGATTACGATTCTCAATCGCCTGGCTTTAGAGGCAACTGCTTGTGAGTGTTACGGTTTTATTAGAAAGGAATTTGATCGCTTGCTAAACGAAGAGCAAAAATAAGCTATCCCCCCTTTTTGAGCAAGATCAATGAGTCTTTTTGAGAAAAATCTGTGGACTATGTACGCTTCCGTACAGAGCGATTATGAGATTTATGTCATGCTATAAAAGTCTTTCTATGACCGTCCTCTGGAATAGTAAATACATTTGACTACTAAACACTGATATGAAAACTCTGTTTAGCACAACCAAATTTTCTACTATTTATTTCTCTACTGGTGGTCTCCAGAAATAGAAAATAAGGAGCCAGCTTGTAATGATGAGTCATAGTGAATTTAGCATCTTGCTGGTAGAAGACGACCCCAATGATATTTTCTTGATAGAGAGGGCATTTCGTCGGGCAAATTTGAAGCACTCCATCCATGTTGTTAAAGATGGAGATGAGGCAGTTATGTACCTTAAAGGTCAAAGCTGTTATACAGAAAGAGAAAATTATCCATTACCAGCGTTAATATTACTAGATTTAAAACTACCACGTCGTTCTGGTCTAGAAGTTCTAGAATGGCTCAAGCAACAGCCGTTACTCAAACGAATCCCAGTTGTAGTTCTCACATCTTCGCGAGAAAATATTGATGTTGACCGTGCTTATGATATGGGGGTAAACTCCTATCTGATTAAACCTGTTGCATTTAATGCTTTACA
Above is a genomic segment from Fischerella sp. JS2 containing:
- a CDS encoding Crp/Fnr family transcriptional regulator; protein product: MLVNQLLLALPESEFQRLAPHLEEVSLSLGQVLYEAGENIKHVYFPNRAMVSLIAVLEDGSTTEVGMVGSNGVVGYPAFLGGDLTTTRTIVQVAGTAMKIDAKILKREFYRGGVLQRQLLLYTQALLTQISQTAACNRHHSLEARLARWLLTAQDHTASDTIQVTQEFIAELLGTRRSGVTVAAGLLQQAGIIRYSRGRITILNRLALEATACECYGFIRKEFDRLLNEEQK
- a CDS encoding response regulator; translated protein: MMSHSEFSILLVEDDPNDIFLIERAFRRANLKHSIHVVKDGDEAVMYLKGQSCYTERENYPLPALILLDLKLPRRSGLEVLEWLKQQPLLKRIPVVVLTSSRENIDVDRAYDMGVNSYLIKPVAFNALQEMMQALDSYWLQFNQYPSVYLS